Proteins encoded by one window of Glycine soja cultivar W05 chromosome 15, ASM419377v2, whole genome shotgun sequence:
- the LOC114387172 gene encoding glycine-rich cell wall structural protein-like isoform X3, with amino-acid sequence MGKLRKSIGTFTVFFLLVIVIAECQKIKKHELIDGFEGDGFGGGGGGFGGGAGGGAGGGFGGGHGSGVGGGAGGGGGAGGGYGGGVGGGYGGDKGGGAGGGIEGGHGGIGGEGGGVGGGAGGGGAGGIGGGHAGGIGGGGGGGGGAGSGAAGNVGGGHGGGIGGGAGGAGGGGQAGGGHGGGIGGGAGGAGGGGQAGGGHGGGIGGGAGGAGGGGQAGGGHGGGIGGGAGGAGGGGQAGGGHGGGIGGGAGGAGGGGQAGGGHGGGIGGGAGGAGGGGQAGGGHGGGIGGGHGSGIGGGAGGGSGAGGNIGGGHGGGVGGGGVGVGGGYGGGKGGGAGGCGGINNGGMGGGHGGGVGGGSGGGAEGDTGGGAGGGGGHNGGVGGGSGGGGAGGGIGGGKGGVGGGGVGSGTGGGVGGGYGGGKGGVGGGFGVVAGGHASGSAGGDGY; translated from the exons ATGGGAAAATTACGTAAGAGTATTGGAACATTTACTGTGTTCTTTTTACTAGTGATAGTAATAGCAGaatgccaaaaaataaaaaaacatgaattaatCGATGGCTTTGAAGGAGATGGTTTTGGCGGTGGTGGAGGTGGATTTGGTGGTGGTGCTGGAGGAGGTGCAGGTGGTGGGTTTGGAGGTGGACACGGGAGTGGTGTAGGAGGAGGAGCTGGCGGAGGTGGTGGAGCTGGGGGAGGCTATGGAGGTGGTGTTGGTGGAGGTTATGGAGGCGATAAGGGTGGAGGTGCTGGAGGTGGCATAGAAGGTGGACATGGTGGTATTGGAGGAGAAGGTGGTGGTGTTGGAGGAGGAGCTGGAGGAGGTGGTGCTGGTGGGATAGGAGGAGGACATGCTGGTGGCATTGGAGGAGGAGGGGGTGGAGGTGGTGGAGCCGGAAGTGGTGCTGCAGGCAACGTAGGAGGTGGACATGGTGGTGGCATTGGAGGGGGAGCTGGAGGTGCTGGTGGAGGTGGTCAAGCCGGAGGTGGACATGGTGGTGGCATTGGAGGGGGAGCTGGAGGTGCTGGTGGAGGTGGTCAAGCCGGAGGTGGACATGGTGGTGGCATTGGAG GGGGAGCTGGAGGTGCTGGTGGAGGTGGTCAAGCCGGAGGTGGACATGGTGGTGGCATTGGAGGGGGAGCTGGAGGTGCTGGTGGAGGTGGTCAAGCCGGAG GTGGACATGGTGGTGGCATTGGAGGGGGAGCTGGAGGTGCTGGTGGAGGTGGTCAAGCCGGAGGTGGACATGGTGGTGGCATTGGAGGGGGAGCTGGAGGTGCTGGTGGAGGTGGTCAAGCCGGAGGTGGACATGGTGGTGGCATTGGAGGTGGACATGGTAGTGGAATTGGAGGAGGAGCTGGTGGTGGTAGTGGGGCTGGAGGCAACATAGGAGGTGGACATGGTGGTGGTGTTGGAGGAGGAGGAGTTGGTGTTGGTGGCGGTTATGGAGGTGGTAAAGGAGGAGGAGCTGGTGGATGTGGTGGAATTAATAATGGTGGCATGGGAGGTGGACATGGTGGTGGTGTTGGTGGGGGCTCAGGAGGTGGTGCTGAAGGTGACACTGGGGGAGGAGCTGGTGGAGGAGGTGGACATAATGGTGGTGTTGGTGGAGGCTCAGGAGGAGGTGGTGCTGGTGGTGGCATTGGAGGTGGAAAAGGTGGAGTTGGAGGAGGTGGTGTTGGTAGTGGCACTGGAGGAGGAGTTGGTGGTGGCTATGGAGGTGGAAAAGGTGGAGTTGGTGGTGGCTTTGGAGTAGTAGCTGGTGGTCATGCAAGTGGGAGTGCTGGTGGCGATggctattaa